A window of Rhizobium sp. BT04 contains these coding sequences:
- a CDS encoding MaoC family dehydratase, with protein MAGRYFDEWTVGDRIAHEIRRTVTETDNLLFTTLSHNPQPLHLDADYAAGTEFGRIVVNGTFTFALTVGLSVGDTTLGTLVANLGYDKVTMPKPVFIGDTLRVETEVTELRRSNSRSDAGIVTFRHITLNQRGEIVCQCLRMAMLKVKPS; from the coding sequence ATGGCCGGCCGTTATTTCGACGAATGGACGGTCGGCGACCGCATCGCCCACGAGATCCGCCGCACGGTCACCGAGACCGACAACCTGCTGTTTACGACGCTTTCCCACAATCCGCAGCCGCTGCATCTCGATGCCGATTATGCGGCCGGCACCGAATTCGGCCGGATCGTCGTCAACGGCACCTTCACCTTTGCGCTCACCGTCGGACTTTCGGTCGGCGACACCACGCTCGGCACGCTCGTCGCCAATCTCGGTTACGACAAGGTGACGATGCCGAAGCCGGTCTTCATCGGTGACACGCTGCGAGTGGAAACGGAAGTGACAGAACTGCGCCGCTCGAACTCCCGCTCCGATGCCGGCATTGTCACTTTCCGGCATATCACCCTCAACCAGCGCGGCGAGATCGTCTGCCAGTGCCTGCGCATGGCGATGCTGAAGGTGAAGCCGTCATGA